A single genomic interval of Pseudoroseomonas cervicalis harbors:
- a CDS encoding M20 family metallopeptidase: MQNAPEIWRHVDAKAPEMIALSDRVWDMPEPLYTEFRSAAEHVAELERQGFRVQQGVAGIPTALLAEAGEGGPVIAILGEYDALPGLSQEAGIAEPKPVEKHNGFGHGCGHNLLGAGAMLAATAVKNWLAEKGIAGRVRYYGCPAEEGGAAKAFMARAGLFADADLAITWHPGHFAEVMPAASLANTRIDFTFTGRSSHAAAAPHLGRSALDAVELMNVGVNYMREHMESGARVHYAYLDAGGIAPNVVQGRAKVRYAVRHPDLRGMAALVERVKKIAQGAALMTETEVEIKVLSAVANLLPNEPLEAAMQAELERLGPPEFDAADRAYAQQIRDTLRPEDLQAAFSAAGLPYAADTPLCDQVVPRGTPRVLALGSTDVGDVSWVLPTVQASGATAAIGTPFHSWQLTAQGKSPHAHKGMVHVAKVMAATAAAALQQPELIAAAKADLARRLGGQPYECPIPAEAGPPLDMAKG, translated from the coding sequence ATGCAGAACGCCCCCGAGATCTGGCGCCATGTCGATGCCAAGGCGCCGGAGATGATCGCCCTCTCCGACCGCGTCTGGGACATGCCGGAGCCGCTCTACACCGAGTTCCGCTCCGCCGCCGAGCATGTGGCGGAGCTGGAGCGCCAGGGCTTCCGCGTGCAGCAGGGTGTCGCCGGCATCCCCACCGCGCTGCTGGCCGAGGCCGGCGAGGGTGGGCCGGTGATCGCCATCCTCGGCGAATATGACGCGCTGCCCGGGCTGAGCCAGGAGGCCGGCATCGCCGAGCCGAAGCCGGTCGAGAAGCACAATGGTTTCGGCCATGGCTGCGGCCACAATCTGCTCGGCGCCGGCGCCATGCTGGCGGCGACCGCGGTGAAGAACTGGCTGGCCGAGAAGGGCATCGCCGGCCGTGTGCGCTATTATGGCTGCCCGGCCGAGGAAGGCGGCGCCGCCAAGGCCTTCATGGCCCGCGCCGGCCTCTTCGCCGATGCCGATCTCGCCATCACCTGGCATCCCGGCCATTTCGCCGAGGTGATGCCGGCCGCCTCGCTGGCCAACACGCGCATCGACTTCACCTTCACCGGCCGCTCCAGCCACGCCGCCGCGGCGCCGCATCTGGGGCGTTCGGCGCTGGACGCCGTCGAGCTGATGAATGTCGGCGTCAACTACATGCGCGAGCATATGGAGAGCGGCGCGCGCGTGCATTACGCCTATCTCGATGCCGGCGGCATCGCGCCGAATGTCGTGCAGGGCCGCGCCAAGGTGCGCTACGCGGTGCGCCATCCGGATCTGCGCGGCATGGCGGCGCTGGTCGAGCGCGTCAAGAAGATCGCCCAGGGCGCGGCGCTGATGACCGAGACCGAGGTCGAGATCAAGGTGCTCAGCGCGGTCGCCAATCTGCTGCCGAACGAGCCGCTGGAAGCCGCCATGCAGGCGGAGCTGGAGCGCCTCGGCCCGCCGGAATTCGACGCGGCCGACCGCGCCTATGCGCAGCAGATCCGCGACACGCTGCGGCCCGAGGATCTGCAGGCCGCCTTCTCCGCCGCCGGCCTGCCCTATGCGGCGGACACGCCGCTCTGCGACCAGGTGGTGCCGCGCGGCACGCCGCGCGTGCTGGCGCTGGGTTCGACCGATGTCGGCGACGTCTCCTGGGTGCTGCCGACGGTGCAGGCCTCCGGCGCCACGGCGGCGATCGGCACGCCCTTCCATTCCTGGCAGCTGACGGCGCAGGGCAAGAGCCCGCACGCGCATAAGGGCATGGTGCATGTCGCCAAGGTGATGGCGGCGACGGCCGCCGCCGCGCTGCAGCAGCCGGAGCTGATCGCGGCGGCCAAGGCGGATCTGGCCCGGCGCCTGGGCGGCCAGCCTTATGAATGCCCGATCCCGGCCGAGGCCGGGCCGCCGCTCGACATGGCCAAGGGCTGA
- a CDS encoding HD domain-containing protein, with amino-acid sequence MDDREIEGVLDFLRGAEQLKETLRSAHGARGRPESTAEHSWRLALMAMVLARGLAPVDLLRVLKLCLVHDLGEALHGDIPAPQQSPGGKAEAERRDLAILAAPLPPAERAEILALWEEYEAGTTREAMLVKGLDKLETLLQHSQGLNPPDFDYGFNLDYGRARTDADPLLARLRALLDAATRARMTDPPPLASPPA; translated from the coding sequence ATGGATGATCGCGAAATCGAAGGCGTGCTCGACTTCCTGCGCGGCGCGGAGCAGCTGAAGGAAACGCTGCGCAGCGCGCATGGCGCGCGTGGCCGCCCGGAAAGCACCGCCGAGCACAGCTGGCGCCTGGCGCTGATGGCCATGGTGCTGGCGCGCGGGCTGGCCCCGGTCGACCTGCTGCGCGTGCTGAAGCTCTGCCTGGTGCATGATCTGGGCGAGGCGCTGCATGGCGACATCCCGGCGCCGCAGCAATCCCCCGGCGGCAAGGCGGAGGCGGAGCGGCGCGACCTGGCCATCCTCGCCGCGCCCCTGCCGCCGGCCGAGCGCGCCGAGATCCTGGCGCTGTGGGAGGAATACGAGGCCGGCACAACGCGCGAGGCGATGCTGGTCAAGGGCCTCGACAAGCTGGAGACGCTGCTGCAGCACAGCCAGGGCCTGAACCCGCCGGATTTCGACTATGGCTTCAACCTGGATTACGGCCGTGCCCGCACGGATGCCGATCCGCTGCTGGCGCGGCTGCGCGCGTTGCTCGATGCCGCGACGCGCGCCCGCATGACGGACCCCCCGCCCCTGGCCAGCCCCCCGGCATAG
- a CDS encoding MarR family winged helix-turn-helix transcriptional regulator has product MPHAPSPMVEPIRTASRELVRALGFTGASFAGTALPPSAVHALIEIETGGVTARALGERLRLEKSSVSRMLRKLVTLRLVQEGRDEGDGRVKRLSLTPDGQARVAEIHAFAQAQVSGALGRLRPDQAGTVLDGLRLYTAALGQAAPPQPVEIVQGYRTGLIAQVTRMHARYYARVAGFRQRFESVVAGGLAEFCNRLGSPRNGIWMAVQQEKILGSVAIDGEDLGQGRAHLRWFIVEDGLRGGGVGRRLLQAALGFVDAQGFGETELWTFGGLVAARHLYEDFGFVLAEERPGAQWGSEVLEQRFIRRTP; this is encoded by the coding sequence ATGCCGCATGCCCCCTCCCCGATGGTCGAGCCCATCCGCACCGCCTCGCGCGAGCTGGTGCGGGCCCTGGGCTTCACCGGCGCGAGCTTCGCCGGCACCGCCCTGCCGCCCTCCGCCGTGCATGCGCTGATCGAGATCGAGACGGGCGGCGTCACCGCGCGCGCGCTGGGCGAGCGGCTCCGGCTGGAGAAATCCAGCGTCAGCCGCATGCTGCGCAAGCTGGTCACGCTGCGCCTGGTGCAGGAGGGGCGGGATGAGGGCGATGGGCGGGTCAAGCGCCTGTCGCTGACGCCGGACGGCCAGGCGCGTGTGGCGGAGATCCATGCCTTTGCCCAGGCGCAGGTGTCGGGCGCGCTGGGCCGGCTGCGGCCGGACCAGGCCGGCACGGTGCTGGACGGGCTGCGCCTCTACACCGCGGCGCTGGGGCAGGCCGCGCCGCCACAGCCGGTCGAGATCGTGCAGGGATACCGGACGGGCCTGATCGCCCAGGTCACGCGCATGCACGCCCGGTACTATGCGCGGGTCGCGGGGTTCCGGCAGCGCTTCGAAAGCGTCGTCGCCGGCGGGCTGGCGGAGTTCTGCAACCGGCTGGGCTCGCCGCGCAACGGCATCTGGATGGCGGTGCAACAGGAAAAGATCCTCGGCTCGGTGGCCATCGATGGCGAGGATCTGGGGCAGGGCCGGGCGCATCTGCGCTGGTTCATCGTCGAGGACGGGCTGCGCGGCGGCGGGGTCGGGCGCCGGCTGCTGCAGGCGGCGCTGGGCTTCGTCGATGCGCAGGGCTTCGGGGAGACCGAGCTCTGGACCTTTGGCGGCCTCGTCGCGGCGCGGCATCTCTATGAGGATTTCGGCTTCGTGCTGGCCGAGGAGCGGCCCGGCGCGCAATGGGGCAGCGAGGTCCTGGAGCAGCGCTTCATCCGCCGGACGCCGTGA
- a CDS encoding heavy metal translocating P-type ATPase, producing MAETETRTADGATAPAGTALRYRVAGMDCPSCAGKVETALSRLPGTAEVRINFQTQILAFRLDEAATPRAEVESRIRALGYGMEEDAAPRVAGALPAEAEAETPLWRRALAEPKARLALLLGGLVGLGFLAGALWPRLEGAAWWPAALVGLAYFGRKAIALARAGSPFSIEMLMSIATLGALAIGAASEAAMVVFLFTIGELLEGVAAGRARAGIQALAGLVPRHALKLEGGVASPVPAASLAPGDLVLVRPGDRIPADGEVVEGHSEVDESPVTGESIPIAKAAGDAVFAGSVNASGALQLRVTRAAADNTIARIIRLVEEAQEAKAPTARFIERFAAWYTPAAVVVAALVVVLPPLLAGGDWGTWLYRGLALLLVACPCALVLSTPAAIASGLAAGTRRGLLVKGGGALEMIGRVRSIAFDKTGTLTEGRPRVTDTLPITGPERVLLALAASAESASSHPLARAIQERAAEEGMPLRPTRDARALPGRGVEAVVGGKAVAVSAPHHAESLAPLPEAARQAVAEWEAEGKTVVVVTVEGAHAGLIALRDEPREDAAEGIAALRRLGLTPVMLTGDNPRTGAAIAERLGLEVKAGLLPADKQREIASLAAAGPVAMVGDGINDAPALAAASVGIAMGGGTDVALETADAALLNSRVRDLAALVGLSRATLANIRQNVAIALGLKAVFLVTTVTGVTGLWPAVLADTGATVLVTLNALRLLRHRGEA from the coding sequence ATGGCCGAGACCGAGACCCGCACCGCAGACGGCGCCACGGCGCCCGCCGGCACCGCGCTGCGCTACCGCGTGGCGGGCATGGATTGCCCCTCCTGCGCCGGCAAGGTGGAGACCGCGCTCTCCCGCCTGCCGGGCACCGCCGAGGTGCGCATCAACTTCCAGACCCAGATCCTGGCCTTCCGCCTGGACGAGGCGGCGACGCCCCGCGCCGAGGTGGAATCCCGCATCCGCGCCCTGGGCTATGGCATGGAGGAGGATGCGGCGCCGCGCGTGGCCGGCGCCCTGCCGGCCGAGGCCGAGGCGGAAACCCCGCTCTGGCGGCGCGCCCTGGCCGAGCCCAAGGCGCGGCTGGCGCTGCTGCTGGGCGGGCTGGTCGGGCTCGGCTTCCTGGCCGGTGCCCTGTGGCCGCGGCTGGAGGGCGCGGCCTGGTGGCCGGCGGCGCTGGTCGGCCTGGCCTATTTCGGCCGCAAGGCCATCGCGCTGGCCCGCGCCGGCAGCCCCTTCAGCATCGAGATGCTGATGTCGATCGCGACGCTGGGCGCGCTGGCGATCGGCGCCGCCTCCGAGGCGGCGATGGTCGTCTTTCTGTTCACCATCGGCGAGCTGCTGGAAGGGGTTGCCGCCGGCCGGGCGCGGGCCGGCATCCAGGCCCTGGCCGGCCTGGTGCCACGCCATGCGCTGAAGCTGGAGGGCGGCGTCGCCAGCCCCGTGCCCGCCGCCAGCCTGGCGCCGGGCGACCTGGTGCTGGTGCGCCCGGGCGACCGCATCCCGGCCGATGGCGAAGTGGTGGAGGGCCATTCCGAGGTCGATGAAAGCCCGGTCACCGGGGAATCCATCCCCATCGCCAAGGCGGCGGGCGATGCGGTCTTCGCCGGCAGCGTCAACGCCTCCGGCGCGCTGCAGCTGCGGGTGACCCGCGCGGCGGCCGACAACACCATCGCCCGCATCATCCGCCTGGTGGAGGAGGCGCAGGAGGCCAAGGCGCCCACCGCCCGCTTCATCGAGCGCTTCGCCGCCTGGTACACCCCGGCCGCCGTGGTCGTGGCGGCGCTGGTGGTGGTGCTCCCGCCGCTGCTGGCCGGCGGCGACTGGGGCACCTGGCTGTATCGCGGCCTGGCGCTGCTGCTGGTGGCCTGCCCCTGCGCCCTGGTGCTCTCCACCCCCGCCGCCATCGCCTCCGGCCTCGCCGCCGGCACGCGGCGCGGGCTGCTGGTGAAGGGCGGCGGCGCGCTGGAGATGATCGGCCGGGTGCGCAGCATCGCCTTCGACAAGACCGGCACGCTGACCGAGGGCCGCCCCCGCGTCACCGACACCCTGCCGATCACGGGGCCGGAGCGGGTGCTGCTGGCGCTGGCCGCCTCGGCGGAGAGCGCCTCCTCCCACCCGCTGGCGCGCGCCATCCAGGAGCGCGCGGCGGAGGAAGGCATGCCGCTGCGCCCGACCCGCGACGCCCGCGCCTTGCCCGGCCGCGGCGTGGAGGCGGTGGTGGGCGGCAAGGCGGTCGCCGTCAGCGCCCCGCACCATGCCGAGAGCCTGGCGCCGCTGCCCGAGGCGGCGCGCCAGGCGGTGGCCGAGTGGGAGGCGGAGGGAAAGACCGTCGTCGTCGTCACCGTCGAGGGCGCGCATGCCGGGCTGATCGCGCTGCGCGACGAGCCGCGCGAGGATGCGGCGGAGGGCATCGCGGCGCTGCGCCGCCTGGGCCTGACGCCGGTGATGCTGACCGGCGACAATCCGCGCACCGGCGCCGCCATCGCCGAACGCCTCGGGCTGGAGGTCAAGGCCGGGCTGCTGCCCGCCGACAAGCAGCGCGAGATCGCCTCCCTCGCCGCCGCCGGCCCCGTCGCCATGGTGGGGGATGGCATCAATGACGCGCCGGCGCTGGCCGCGGCCTCGGTCGGCATCGCCATGGGCGGCGGCACCGATGTGGCGCTGGAGACCGCCGATGCGGCGCTGCTGAACAGCCGGGTGCGCGACCTCGCGGCGCTGGTCGGGCTGTCGCGCGCCACGCTCGCCAATATCCGGCAGAATGTTGCCATCGCCCTCGGGCTGAAGGCGGTGTTCCTGGTCACCACGGTGACGGGCGTGACCGGGCTGTGGCCGGCGGTGCTGGCCGATACGGGGGCCACCGTGCTGGTGACGCTGAACGCGCTGCGCCTGCTGCGCCATCGCGGCGAGGCGTGA
- a CDS encoding helix-turn-helix domain-containing protein, with the protein MAHLSIGALARATNTKVETIRWYERVGLLPPPSRTEGNYRAYGEAQLARLSFIRRARDLGFSLEQVRALLDLAGHGDHSCAAVHDIAREHLAEVERKLADLTALRGELANLLCGREGGTIAECRIVEALSPRGDAAA; encoded by the coding sequence ATGGCGCATCTGTCGATCGGCGCGCTCGCCCGCGCCACCAACACCAAGGTGGAGACCATCCGCTGGTATGAGCGGGTCGGGCTGCTGCCGCCGCCTTCCCGCACCGAAGGCAATTACCGCGCCTATGGCGAGGCGCAGCTGGCGCGGCTGAGCTTCATCCGCCGGGCGCGCGACCTCGGCTTCTCGCTGGAGCAGGTGCGGGCGCTGCTCGACCTCGCCGGGCATGGCGACCATTCCTGCGCCGCCGTGCACGACATCGCGCGCGAGCACCTGGCCGAGGTGGAGCGCAAGCTGGCCGACCTCACCGCCCTGCGCGGCGAGCTGGCCAATCTGCTCTGCGGGCGGGAGGGCGGCACCATCGCCGAATGCCGCATCGTCGAGGCGCTGTCGCCGCGCGGCGACGCGGCGGCCTGA
- a CDS encoding nuclear transport factor 2 family protein, which translates to MQDDIRALEAARYAAMLAGDLDALAALLSPRLVYAHSDATQDTRESYLESLRSGALAYRSIRFETHHLLPAGDGAVVALGSMRADITRHGAERSIASLSCAVWAREGGAWQLLAYQPTALPKKG; encoded by the coding sequence ATGCAGGACGATATCCGCGCGCTGGAGGCGGCGCGCTACGCCGCCATGCTGGCGGGCGATCTGGACGCGCTGGCGGCGCTGCTCTCACCCCGCCTGGTCTATGCGCATTCGGATGCGACGCAGGACACGCGGGAGAGCTATCTGGAGAGCCTGCGCAGCGGCGCCCTCGCCTATCGCAGCATCCGCTTCGAGACGCACCACCTGCTGCCGGCCGGGGATGGCGCCGTCGTGGCGCTGGGCAGCATGCGCGCCGACATCACCCGCCATGGCGCGGAGCGCAGCATCGCCAGCCTCAGCTGCGCCGTCTGGGCGCGGGAGGGCGGCGCCTGGCAGCTGCTGGCCTACCAGCCCACCGCCCTGCCGAAGAAGGGCTGA
- a CDS encoding NAD(P)-dependent oxidoreductase, with product MTTLSGWRLGWIGIGRMGTPLSRRLLRAGATLWVTDADPARCAPLALEGAQVAPDAAALASEVQVLLSMVPDDAALRAVVRAAAPALRPGQVLVDLSTVSPAASAEVAAILAPLGVAYLRCPVSGSTATAEAGALTLFLSGPEAEAARLQPVLAVLGREVLRCGAAEEARATKLMVNLLVALTPAIIGEALAFGGRLGLTREAMLAALAQSVAGSPLLAYKVEMLKARDWTPSADIDLLAKDVDLALEVGRRAGAPMPLSALARQFAAAYQASGEGGLDFFRVATWPERLMAANAP from the coding sequence ATGACCACGCTTTCAGGCTGGCGGCTGGGCTGGATCGGCATCGGCCGCATGGGCACGCCGCTGTCGCGCCGGCTGCTGCGGGCGGGCGCCACGCTCTGGGTCACCGATGCCGACCCGGCGCGCTGCGCGCCGCTGGCGCTGGAGGGCGCGCAGGTGGCGCCCGACGCGGCCGCCCTGGCCAGCGAAGTCCAAGTGCTGCTGAGCATGGTGCCGGATGATGCCGCGCTGCGCGCCGTGGTGCGCGCGGCGGCGCCGGCGCTGCGGCCGGGGCAGGTGCTGGTCGATCTCAGCACCGTCTCCCCCGCCGCCTCGGCCGAGGTGGCGGCGATCCTCGCGCCGCTCGGCGTCGCCTATCTGCGCTGCCCGGTCTCCGGCAGCACGGCGACGGCCGAGGCGGGCGCGCTGACCCTGTTCCTCTCCGGCCCCGAGGCCGAGGCGGCGCGGCTGCAGCCGGTGCTCGCCGTGCTGGGGCGGGAGGTGCTGCGCTGCGGCGCGGCGGAGGAGGCGCGCGCCACCAAGCTGATGGTCAATCTGCTGGTGGCGCTGACCCCTGCCATCATCGGCGAGGCGCTGGCCTTTGGCGGCCGGCTCGGCCTGACGCGGGAGGCGATGCTGGCGGCGCTGGCGCAGAGCGTCGCCGGCTCGCCTTTGCTGGCCTACAAGGTCGAGATGCTGAAGGCGCGGGATTGGACGCCCTCCGCCGATATCGACCTGCTGGCCAAGGATGTCGATCTGGCGCTGGAGGTCGGCCGCCGCGCCGGCGCGCCGATGCCGCTCTCGGCGCTGGCCCGGCAATTCGCCGCCGCCTATCAGGCCAGCGGCGAGGGCGGGCTGGATTTCTTCCGCGTCGCCACCTGGCCCGAGCGGCTGATGGCCGCCAACGCTCCATGA
- a CDS encoding ABC transporter ATP-binding protein, with protein MGAELRIEGLDAGYGAVRVLEDVGLEVRAGETVALLGTNGNGKTTLMRCILGLLKPSRGRILASIDGQTTDLVGLSPEAIVDLGIAMVPEGRRLFPRLSVEENLLLGAYRRAARAAIPRHLEFCYEAFPRLRERRHQPVGSMSGGEQQMVALGRAVMCAPRILLVDEPSVGLAPILVARTIEKIAELKEKLGLTVLMAEQNFHQAIRIAERGYVLVHGRVEFQGDSPAALGDSALVRKFYLGL; from the coding sequence TTGGGCGCTGAACTCAGGATCGAAGGGCTCGATGCCGGCTATGGCGCAGTGCGGGTGCTGGAGGATGTGGGGCTGGAGGTGCGCGCCGGCGAGACCGTCGCGCTGCTCGGCACCAATGGCAATGGCAAGACCACGCTGATGCGCTGCATCCTCGGCCTGCTGAAGCCGAGCCGCGGGCGCATCCTCGCCAGCATCGACGGGCAGACCACCGATCTGGTCGGCCTCTCGCCGGAGGCGATCGTCGATCTCGGCATCGCCATGGTGCCGGAGGGGCGGCGGCTCTTCCCGCGCCTCTCGGTCGAGGAGAATCTGCTGCTCGGCGCCTATCGCCGCGCCGCGCGCGCCGCCATCCCGCGGCATCTGGAATTCTGCTACGAGGCCTTCCCGCGCCTGCGCGAGCGAAGGCACCAGCCGGTCGGCAGCATGAGCGGCGGCGAGCAGCAGATGGTGGCGCTCGGCCGCGCGGTGATGTGCGCGCCGCGCATCCTGCTGGTGGACGAGCCCTCGGTCGGGCTGGCGCCGATCCTGGTGGCCCGCACCATCGAGAAGATCGCCGAGCTGAAGGAGAAGCTCGGCCTGACCGTGCTGATGGCCGAGCAGAATTTCCACCAGGCCATCCGCATCGCCGAGCGCGGCTATGTGCTGGTGCATGGCCGGGTGGAATTCCAGGGCGACAGCCCGGCGGCGCTGGGCGACAGCGCGCTGGTGCGCAAATTCTATCTGGGGCTGTAG
- a CDS encoding ABC transporter ATP-binding protein produces MSEIILRAEGVGKRFGGFTALSGIDLTVRKGERLGLIGPNGSGKSTFTNCLAGVFASHDGAFTFQGQPLKGMSSHQRARRGLARSFQLPRPFRGLTVLENIRVPLAYGGRGQADDAAAMACLEQVELAGKAHRRPAELTQVELRRLELARATALRPELLIADEAMAGLSHTEVDQILALLFRLNEGGTTIIMIEHVMRAVTEFSQRLAVLVAGRLVAEGEPAEVLALPEVEEAYLGR; encoded by the coding sequence ATGAGCGAGATCATCCTGCGCGCCGAAGGTGTCGGCAAACGCTTCGGCGGCTTCACCGCGCTCTCCGGCATCGACCTGACGGTGCGCAAGGGCGAGCGGCTCGGACTGATCGGGCCGAATGGCTCGGGCAAGAGCACCTTCACCAACTGCCTGGCCGGTGTCTTCGCCAGCCATGACGGCGCCTTCACCTTCCAGGGTCAGCCACTCAAAGGAATGTCGTCGCATCAGCGGGCGCGGCGCGGCCTGGCGCGCAGCTTCCAGCTGCCGCGCCCCTTTCGCGGCCTGACGGTGCTGGAGAATATCCGCGTGCCGCTCGCCTATGGTGGCCGCGGCCAGGCGGATGATGCGGCGGCCATGGCCTGCCTGGAACAGGTGGAGCTGGCCGGCAAGGCGCATCGCCGCCCCGCGGAGCTGACCCAGGTGGAGCTGCGCCGGCTGGAGCTGGCCCGCGCGACCGCGCTGCGGCCGGAGCTGCTGATCGCCGATGAGGCGATGGCCGGGCTGTCGCACACCGAGGTGGACCAGATCCTGGCGCTGCTGTTCCGGCTGAACGAGGGCGGCACCACCATTATCATGATCGAGCATGTGATGCGCGCGGTCACCGAATTCTCCCAGCGCCTGGCGGTGCTGGTGGCCGGCAGGCTGGTGGCCGAGGGCGAACCGGCCGAGGTGCTGGCCCTGCCCGAAGTGGAGGAGGCCTATCTTGGGCGCTGA
- a CDS encoding branched-chain amino acid ABC transporter permease — protein sequence MSDTTLPAPALPAPRPPRRLGHAGFWLASLAFGALLILALGALGSEYAYFAATFVLQYVVLATAWNILGGYAGYVNFGAAAFFAAGAYTTVAAGKAMGLGLLPCIGLAALVGGALGLGTGLLTLRLRGAYFAIATLCLSVVLQTAVTNWNYVGGSRGAYVLRPREVPFGFESYGAFLCAVAVVLAVAAVALARSIETSRLGLGLAALRDDEAAAEAAGVPTLRLKLIATSISGAMMAVAGAPLPYLGSYVEPNSAFGLAYAVNAIAMPLIGGTASWAGPLIGAVLLASLQQAATVTISSAVNLMIVGVVLVLFVCLAPHGIIGLFRRRA from the coding sequence ATGAGCGACACCACCCTCCCCGCCCCGGCCCTGCCCGCGCCGCGCCCGCCGCGCCGCCTCGGCCATGCCGGCTTCTGGCTGGCATCCCTCGCCTTCGGCGCGCTGCTGATCCTGGCGCTCGGCGCGCTGGGCAGCGAATACGCCTATTTCGCCGCCACCTTCGTGCTGCAATATGTCGTGCTGGCCACCGCCTGGAACATCCTGGGCGGCTATGCGGGCTATGTGAATTTCGGTGCCGCCGCCTTCTTCGCCGCCGGCGCCTACACCACGGTCGCCGCCGGCAAGGCGATGGGGCTCGGCCTGCTGCCCTGCATCGGCCTGGCCGCGCTGGTGGGCGGCGCGCTCGGGCTCGGCACCGGGCTTTTGACGCTGCGGCTGCGCGGCGCCTATTTCGCCATCGCCACCCTCTGCCTCTCGGTGGTGCTGCAGACGGCGGTGACCAACTGGAACTATGTCGGCGGCTCGCGCGGCGCCTATGTGCTGCGCCCGCGCGAGGTTCCTTTCGGCTTCGAAAGCTACGGCGCCTTTCTCTGCGCCGTCGCCGTCGTGCTGGCCGTCGCCGCCGTGGCGCTGGCCCGCAGCATCGAGACCTCGCGCCTCGGCCTGGGTTTGGCGGCGCTGCGCGACGATGAGGCGGCGGCGGAGGCGGCCGGCGTGCCGACGCTGCGCCTCAAGCTGATCGCCACCAGCATCAGCGGCGCGATGATGGCGGTGGCCGGCGCGCCCCTGCCCTATCTCGGCTCCTATGTCGAGCCGAACTCGGCCTTCGGCCTGGCCTATGCGGTGAACGCCATCGCCATGCCGCTGATCGGCGGCACGGCGAGCTGGGCGGGGCCGCTGATCGGCGCGGTGCTGCTGGCCTCGCTGCAGCAGGCGGCAACCGTGACCATCTCCTCCGCCGTCAACCTGATGATCGTCGGCGTGGTGCTGGTGCTCTTCGTCTGCTTGGCGCCGCACGGCATCATCGGCCTGTTCCGGAGGCGCGCATGA
- a CDS encoding branched-chain amino acid ABC transporter permease has translation MDPDLALLLNGIVSGLLLGGLYAAAAAGLSLSFGLLDVVNIAHPAFMVLAALLVALLWASTGLDPLLLSLLLAPAFWFLGAGLYSAYHRFFERRGDEAIQGLAFFFGVMFIIEVGLVLAVGPEQHFADAAYASTTWRLGEIDLPLRMLVPAAVSLAAIGLLALFLRRSFIGRAIAAVAQDREALRLLAIDPVRIKRIAFGLSIAFAALAGGALAVVQPVDAWSGHVFIGRVFAIVIMGGLGSLGGCVMAALAFGVVENVTASFFGPSWSPAVAFGCLLLVLAFRPQGLFGRMA, from the coding sequence ATGGACCCCGATCTCGCTCTGCTGCTGAACGGCATCGTCTCCGGCCTGCTGCTGGGCGGGCTCTACGCCGCCGCCGCCGCCGGGCTGTCGCTCTCTTTCGGGCTGCTCGATGTCGTCAACATCGCGCATCCCGCCTTCATGGTGCTGGCGGCGCTGCTGGTGGCGCTGCTCTGGGCCTCGACGGGGCTCGACCCGCTGCTGCTGTCCCTGCTGCTGGCGCCGGCCTTCTGGTTCCTGGGGGCGGGGCTGTACAGCGCCTATCACCGCTTCTTTGAACGCCGCGGCGACGAGGCGATCCAGGGCCTGGCCTTCTTCTTCGGGGTGATGTTCATCATCGAGGTCGGGCTGGTGCTGGCGGTCGGGCCGGAGCAGCACTTCGCCGACGCGGCTTACGCGTCCACCACCTGGCGACTGGGCGAGATCGACCTGCCGCTGCGCATGCTGGTGCCGGCGGCGGTGTCGCTGGCGGCGATCGGGCTGCTGGCGCTGTTCCTGCGCCGCAGCTTCATCGGCCGCGCCATCGCCGCCGTGGCGCAGGACCGCGAGGCGCTGCGCCTGCTGGCGATCGACCCGGTGCGCATCAAGCGCATCGCCTTCGGCCTCTCCATCGCCTTCGCCGCCCTGGCGGGCGGCGCGCTGGCCGTGGTGCAGCCGGTCGATGCCTGGTCGGGCCATGTCTTCATCGGCCGCGTCTTCGCCATCGTCATCATGGGCGGGCTGGGCTCGCTCGGCGGCTGCGTCATGGCGGCGCTGGCCTTCGGCGTGGTGGAGAATGTCACCGCCAGCTTCTTCGGCCCCTCCTGGTCGCCGGCCGTCGCCTTTGGCTGCCTGCTGCTGGTGCTGGCCTTCCGGCCGCAGGGCCTGTTCGGGCGCATGGCATGA